The sequence AATAGAAAAAGCTATTATGGCTGCAAATCTAGGACTTACACCAAATAATGATGGTAAAGTTATCAGACTTGTAATGCCTGAACTTACTGCTGAAAGAAGAAAAGAATATGTGAAAATGGCTAAGACAGAAGCTGAAAATGGAAAAGTGGCAGTAAGAAATATAAGAAAAGATGGAAATAATGATCTTAAAAAACTTTCAAAGGATAAAGAAAATCCAATTTCTGAAGATGAAGTAAAAACTTTAGAAAATGAAATTCAAAAAATAACTGATGCTCATATCAAAGCAATAGATGAACTTTTTGCTAAAAAAGAAAAAGAGATTACAACTGTTTAACAATTAATTAAGTAATGCTAAAAAAGAGACTGATTTTTAAAAGGACCAATATTTTAGAAATTTTCTAGTAGAAAGAT comes from Fusobacterium sp. and encodes:
- the frr gene encoding ribosome recycling factor: MTGQDVVKLCNEKMGKAIEATKHKFTSIRAGRASVSMLDNIKVEQYGSEMPLNQVGSVSAPEARLLVIDPWDKSLISKIEKAIMAANLGLTPNNDGKVIRLVMPELTAERRKEYVKMAKTEAENGKVAVRNIRKDGNNDLKKLSKDKENPISEDEVKTLENEIQKITDAHIKAIDELFAKKEKEITTV